One part of the Paramormyrops kingsleyae isolate MSU_618 chromosome 2, PKINGS_0.4, whole genome shotgun sequence genome encodes these proteins:
- the gak gene encoding cyclin-G-associated kinase: MSLFQSALDFLAGPGSAGAASRDQNDFVGQTVELGDMKLRIKRVIAEGGFAFVYEAQNVTSNKEYALKRLLSNEEEKNKAIIQEVCFMKKLSGHPNVVQFCSAASIGKEESDTGQAEFLILTELCRGQLVDFIKRIEVKGSMSCDTVLKIFYQSCRAVQHMHKQKPPIIHRDLKIENLLISHQGTIKLCDFGSSTTIAYYPDYSWSAQKRSMVEDEITRNTTPAYRTPEMIDLYSNYPINEKQDIWALGCILYLLCFKVHPFEEGAKLQIVNGKYTIPQNDTKYTVFHDLTRSMLKINPDERLSITEVVNQLQEVAAARNVNPKSPITELLEQNGGFGNVGAPRAPQAGPQPPTQSNNIHNAGLYGSNVDQSMSGGLLDILKGGTERFLTNIKDTSSKMIQSVASYAKGDLDISYITSRIAVMSFPAEGVESAIKNNIEDVRLFLDSRHAGHYAVYNLSKRSYRPSRFHNRVSECGWQARRAPNLRNLYSICKSMHGWLKQDQKNICIVHCLDGRAASAVAVCSFLCFCRLFTTAEAAVYMFSMKRCPPGIAPSHKRYIEYMCDMMADEPIIPHSKPILIRSVVMTPVPLFNKPRNGCRPFCEVYVGEERVATTSLEYDRMRDFKIEDGRAEIPLGVTVQGDVLIVIYHARSTLGGRLQAKMASMKMFQIQFHTGFVPRNATTVKFAKYDLDACDIQEKYPDLFQVNLEVEVEPRDRPSHRTPPWENFATKGLNPKILFSSREEQQEILAKFGKPELPRQPGSTAFYDAESPQLDQTPEGSTTEPESPQSMDTNANNFFQTLDWDDGTEHQEKPDSPAEDHDLSDPSEEEPCSYPGPGSNDLSEDSQPFSREPSEPLFTAEPAPQPPELGHNDSVDLLGLNSEPLAPAAPPPASGGMKTSSSNSDLLNDLFAPAARVDPAGTADLIGGGVEGDLFFSSPSGNIQPPPAAGTAPTTSKSSDLFDPFGMGPPLHSEPDLFGDLLSAEDAAPSVPASNPTPPPSSVSGFFNLNKLTNEPTKMTSSASQPDLLGGWDSWGSSGTGSSTSTAAKSGPSSKPQFIAPGISSFSKTKSQSFDPFADLGSLGSTMPAAASSTAGFSGPSFNTKPAPSAKSGTQWQSSRPAAPGPGKPWAPQSAPPKAQPAKPNYNLTFSVIGGREDRGLRGPSFGPKPVVKEDDFEDLLSNQGFASKPDKRGPRTIAEMRKQELSKDMDPQKLQILEWIEGKERNIRALISTLHTVLWEGETRWKPVSMADLVTPDQVKKFYRKAVLVVHPDKAAGLPYELYAKMIFMELNDAWSEFENQGSKALF; encoded by the exons GTGGATTCGCCTTTGTGTACGAAGCACAGAATGTCACCAGCAACAAAGAATATGCTCTCAAG AGGTTATTGTCCAATGAGGAAGAAAAGAATAAGGCCATCATCCAGGAGGTCTGCTTTATG AAAAAGCTCTCTGGTCACCCCAACGTGGTCCAGTTCTGCTCAGCAGCATCCATCGGGAAGGAGGAGTCAGATACCGGCCAAGCAGAGTTTCTTATCCTCACTGAGCTCTGTAGAG GTCAACTAGTGGACTTCATTAAAAGAATTGAAGTTAAGGGATCCATGTCATGTGACACCGTGCTGAAGATCTTCTACCAATCATGTCGCGCCGTGCAGCACATGCACAAGCAGAAGCCACCTATCATACACAGGGACTTAAAA ATTGAGAACCTGCTGATCAGTCACCAAGGCACCATCAAGCTGTGTGACTTTGGCAGTTCTACCACCATAGCTTACTACCCCGACTACAGCTGGTCCGCTCAGAAGAGGTCCATGGTTGAGGATGAG ATAACCAGGAACACTACACCAGCTTACAGGACACCTGAGATGATAGACCTGTATTCCAACTACCcaatcaatgagaagcaggacATATGG GCTTTGGGCTGCATCCTTTACCTGCTCTGCTTCAAAGTTCACCCCTTTGAGGAGGGGGCGAAACTGCAGATCGTCAATGGGAAGTACACCATCCCCCAGAATGACACCAAGTACACAGTCTTTCACGATCTCACCC GGTCTATGCTGAAGATCAACCCAGATGAGAGGTTGTCCATCACTGAGGTGGTGAACCAGTTGCAGGAGGTGGCCGCTGCTAGAAACGTCAACCCCAAATCCCCCATTACTGAG CTACTGGAGCAGAATGGCGGATTCGGCAACGTTGGGGCCCCCAGGGCCCCTCAGGCGGGCCCCCAGCCTCCCACGCAGAGCAACAACATCCACAATGCAG GTCTGTATGGATCCAATGTTGACCAGTCGATGAGTGGTGGCTTACTGGACATCCTGAAAGGCGGCACAGAGCGCTTCCTAACCAACATCAAGGACACCTCGTCCAAGATGATCCAGTCAGTGGCCAG TTATGCCAAAGGGGACCTTGACATTTCCTATATTACATCCAGAATTGCAG TCATGTCCTTCCCAGCAGAAGGAGTCGAGTCAGCCATCAAGAATAACATCGAGGACGTTCGTCTGTTCCTGGACTCGCGGCACGCGGGCCACTACGCCGTCTACAACCTGTCCAAGCGCTCGTACCGGCCGTCCCGGTTCCATAACAGA GTGTCCGAGTGCGGCTGGCAGGCTCGACGGGCACCCAACCTGAGGAACCTCTACAGCATCTGCAAGAGCATGCATGGCTGGCTGAAGCAGGACCAGAAGAACATCTGCATCGTGCACTGTCTG GACGGCCGCGCAGCTTCCGCGGTGGCTGTCTGCTCCTTCCTGTGCTTCTGCCGCCTCTTCACTACGGCGGAGGCGGCTGTCTACATGTTCAGCATGAAGCGCTGTCCCCCAGGAATCGCACCCTCCCACAAGAG GTACATAGAGTACATGTGTGACATGATGGCCGACGAGCCCATCATTCCGCACAGCAAGCCCATCCTGATCCGCTCCGTTGTCATGACGCCCGTGCCGCTCTTCAACAAACCGCGCAACGGCTGTCGCCCATTCTGCGAGGTGTATGTGGGCGAAGAGCGTGTGGCCACCACCTCGCTGGAGTACGACCGCATGAG GGACTTTAAAATCGAGGATGGACGGGCGGAGATCCCTCtcggggtcacagtgcagggagATGTGCTCATTGTCATCTACCATGCCCGCTCCACCCTGGGAGGCCGGCTGCAGGCCAAG ATGGCCTCCATGAAGATGTTCCAGATCCAGTTCCACACAGGTTTCGTGCCCAGAAATGCAACTACTGTCAAATTTGCCAA GTATGACTTGGACGCTTGCGACATCCAGGAGAAGTACCCAGATCTCTTCCAGGTCAAcctggaggtggaggtggagccGAGAGATCGGCCAAGCCACAGGACGCCGCCCTGGGAGAACTTTGCCACCAAGGGCCTTAATCCCAAGATCCTCTTTTCCAGCCGGGAAGAGCAGCAGGAGATTCTCGCCAAGTTTG GCAAACCAGAGCTCCCACGTCAGCCCGGATCCACAGCCTTCTACGACGCAGAGTCGCCCCAGTTGGATCAGACTCCCGAGGGCTCCACCACGGAGCCGGAGTCCCCGCAGAGCATGGACACCAATGCCAACAACTTTTTCCAGACCCTGGACTGGGACG ATGGGACTGAGCATCAGGAAAAGCCAGACAGTCCAGCGGAAGACCACGATCTGAGCGACCCCTCGGAGGAGGAGCCGTGCTCGTACCCGGGTCCGGGAAGCAATGACCTCAGTGAGGACAGCCAGCCCTTCTCCCGGGAGCCCAGCGAGCCGCTCTTCACGGCCGAGCCGGCACCCCAGCCGCCTGAGTTGGGCCACAATGACAGCGTGGACCTGCTGGGCCTGAACTCCGAGCCCCTGGCTCCAGCGGCACCCCCCCCTGCCTCCGGAGGTATGAAGACCTCATCGAGCAACAGCGACCTCCTCAACGACCTCtttgccccggccgcccgcgttGACCCTGCTGGCACCGCCGACCTGATCGGAGGAGGTGTGGAGGGAGATCTGTTTTTCAGCAGCCCCTCTGGGAACATCCAGCCCCCCCCTGCAGCTGGTACAGCCCCCACAACTTCCAAAT ccagtgaCTTGTTCGACCCGTTCGGCATGGGACCGCCCCTGCACTCCGAGCCAGACCTGTTTGGGGACCTCCTGAGTGCAGAAGATGCTGCCCCGAGCGTCCCAGCCAGCAACCCGACACCACCGCCCAGCTCCGTCTCAGGATTCTTCAACCTCA ATAAGCTGACGAACGAGCCAACTAAGATGACCTCGTCGGCCAGCCAGCCTGATCTGCTGGGGGGCTGGGACAGCTGGGGCTCGAGCGGGACTGggagcagcaccagcaccgCAGCCAAGTCAGGCCCGTCCAGCAAGCCCCAGTTCATAG CCCCTGGAATTTCCTCTTTCTCGAAAACCAAGTCGCAGAGCTTTGACCCCTTTGCTGACCTGGGCAGCCTGGGCTCCACCATGCCTG CTGCTGCTTCCTCTACTGCTGGTTTTTCGGGTCCCAGTTTCAACACCAAACCCGCCCCATCGGCAAAAAGCGGAACCCAGTGGCAGTCGAGCCGGCCTGCTGCCCCCGGCCCCGGGAAACCCTGGGCTCCACAGAGTGCCCCCCCGAAAGCACAGCCCGCCAAGCCCAACTACAACCTGACCTTCAGCGTGATCGGAGGCCGCGAGGACAGGGGCCTCAGGGGCCCCAGCTTTG GTCCAAAGCCTGTAGTGAAGGAAGATGATTTTGAGGACCTCCTGTCAAACCAGGGATTTGCCTCCAAACCAGACAAGAGGGGTCCGAGGACCATAGCGGAGATGCGGAAACAGGAGCTCTCAAAGGATATGGACCCTCAGAAACTGCAG ATCTTGGAATGGATCGAAGGGAAGGAACGGAACATCCGGGCTCTGATATCAACACTCCACACTGTCCTCTGGGAGGGTGAGACTCGATGGAAGCCCGTGAGCATGGCTGACCTCGTCACCCCAGACCAAGTAAAGAAGTTCTACAGGAAGGCTGTACTTGTGGTCCATCCTGACAAG GCGGCAGGACTACCCTACGAACTGTATGCCAAAATGATTTTCATGGAGCTGAATGATGCCTGGTCAGAGTTTGAGAACCAGGGCTCAAAAGCCCTCTTCTGA